The DNA segment GTATTGTGAATAGGCCAGTTGACAGGGTTGCAGTGCGCGACTAGGGTGATATAATCAGCACTGAAGCACGTCAAAAATCAAGATGAATCATTGACCGAGCGAATGGACGAGAGTGAATGTCAGAACCAGCTGCACATGGAATCAAAGGAATGTTGATCACGGACGGGCTTTACCTGAAACCGAGCAAGTCGACCCGGGTGCTCGCCATTCTGGAGGCATTGACTCGTGACTCGAATCTGTCCCAGTTCGAGTTGGGGAGACGCCTCAACCTGTCTGGGGCCATGGTCAACCAATATCTCAAGCAGCTTCAGGAAGGCGGGCTGGTCGAATTTCTTCCCGTCAACGGGAAAAGCTACCATTACACTCTGACCGATAAGGGAAAACAGGTCCGACGTGACATGTTTTCCGACTATTCTTCCGAGACAATCCGACTTTATACCACTATCAAGGATTTCGTCTTGGAGAATCTGCGGGGACTGCTTGATGAAGGCAAGACCCGGCTGGCTCTTTTTGGGGCTTCAGAAACCTGTGAAGTGGTTTTGTCAGCATTGCGCGACACCAAATTTCAAATAATGATTTTGCTGGACAATGATCCCAAAAAACAGGGACAGTTGTTCAATGGGCATGTGGTTTCGGCTCCTCAGGTTATGGAGCAGGTCGACTGTGACGCAGTGGTCATCACCTCATTCGGCAAGCAAGCCGAGATATATGAGCAACTCAAGCCGTACTCAGAAAAGCGCGGATTCCAAATCGTGAGATTTTGATTATGAAACAAATCAAGTCCATACAGTTGCCATCCGGCATCTTCATCGGCCAGGGATTTCCCTGTTTTATTGTGGCTGAAATAGGGAACAACCATCAGGGCGAATTCAAGATCGCCAAGGAGATGGTTGACAAGGCTGCTGCAGCCGGAGTTCAGGCTGTCAAATTTCAGAAACGTGACATGGAAGCCTTGCTGACCCGTGAAGGACGCGCTGCGCCCTATACTGGCTGCAACAGCTTCGGACCGACCTACGGGGAGCATCGGAATGCGCTTGAGTTGTCCATTGATCAAATGGCCGAACTCAAGGCATACAGTGAATCTCTTGGATTGGTCTTTTTTGCCTCAGCCTGGGATGACCCGAGCCTCAAGCAGATTCTCGGGCTCGACGTTGATTTGCTCAAGATATGTTCGGCTGACCTGGTGAATGTTCCCCTTGTCCGCAAGTATGCGGCTGCCAAGGTGCCAATCATCCTTTCAACAGGCATGAGCTCTCTTGAAGATATTGATGTCGCCCTGTCTGAGATTCGGGCTTATCATGATGATGTCATTCTGTTGCATTGCAATTCGTCATACCCTTGCCCCGAAGACCAGATCGGCCTGCCTGTCATGGATGCTTTGTCCGAGCGGTACGGATTGCCTATTGGCTACTCAGGGCATGAACAGGGCCTGGGGCCGAGTGTCGGTGCCGCCGCTCTTGGCGCATGTGTGGTCGAGCGTCATTTCACCTTGGATAAATCCTTGAAAGGGACTGATCATCAAGCTTCTCTTGAGCCACATGAGTTATCGCAGATGGTGACCATGATTCGCGAAGTGGAGCGAGCCATGTGCGTCAAAGGCAAAAAAGTTTTTCCGGAAGAGCAGGCAGCAGCCAAAAAGTTACGCAAATGCATTGTGTTTTCGCGAGATCTCCCCGCCGGGCATATTTTGGCTGAGGCTGATTTGACCACTCGCAGTCCGCGGGTGGGTGTGTCTCCAGTTCATTGGGATGAAGTGGTCGGTGCGACTCTCAAGAAATCAGTCAAACAGGAAGAACCATTGCAATGGGAAACTCTCAACGTGGCGGAAAATGATTGCGCCGATGCAGCGACCTCATAAGCATCTTGAAAGTAAATGAATGAGAGTGCCGTTTCGCCCTGGCGAAACGGCACTCCTTTTTGTGTGACACCATGCCGACTTTTCGAGAAAAGTTGAAAAAATCATTCATTGGGTATCCTGTGGGTGCTATGAGATATGGGCGGAAGACACTATGCGCCAAGGAGGCAATATGAGTCAGCAGGATATCCTACTGGAAACCGGGACAAACGAATTGGAAATCATAGAGTTTTTTATCCATGAGGAAACCGAACGTGGACTGGTCACGCATTATTTTGGCGTTAATGTTGCCAAGGTTCTCGAAGTTGTGGAAGCTCCGGACGGATTGACCGGGTCTGAAGCGGCTGTTCATCCGAGTTTTTTGGGAACCATTCCGCTGCGAGATCTTATTCTTCCGGTGGTGGATTTGAGCGTCTGGCTGGATTTGCATCGGGCCGAGGATTTGAACGAACCGATTATTGTGACTGAATTCAACGCCATGATAACCGGTTTTCTGGTCTCAGGCGTTACCCAGATTCACCGCGTCAATTGGGCTGAAGTCGAACCGCCGAGCAAATATTTTTCCAGTATGGATTCCAACTGCATAACCGGAACCATCAAGATCAATGATCGTTTTGTCCTGATGCTTGACCTTGAACAAGTCCTTGCTGATCTTGATGAATCGGGTTCCACTCAGGCAAATCTCAGCGATATTGTTTCTGATGAGCGCTATCACGCAATGATAGCGGATGATTCAACCTCTGTGCGCGAATTGCTCCGAACGAATTTTACCAATGCCAATTTTGAAGTCACCTTGGCGTATGATGGAGCGGAGGCGTGGGCGAAACTCGAAGCGATCAAGGCTCAATCTCAGAAAGAGGACCGTTCTCCGCTCGATTATTTGGATGTGGTTGTCTCTGATGTGGAAATGCCACAGATGGATGGATATACGCTCACGAGAAAAATCAAGGAAGACCCTATACTCAAAGTACTCCCGGTGACCTTGTTTTCGTCCTTGATATCCAAGTCCGTTTTACATAAAGGCAAGGCCGTTATGGCAGACGCGCAGGTGACAAAGCCCGAGTTTAATGGATTGACCGCCAAGGTCATTGATCTGATTGAGAGCTGGCGAGAGAAAATACAGGGATAATGCTCATCTGTTCTGGTCGAACTAGAGACCAGAGCCGAGATGGGGAGACGACGGTTTCGGCTCTGGTCCCTTAGAGGGGCTGGAAATATGAACTGCAGTCCTAAGTGGTTGCTTCGCCTATACAATCACGCAGGGAGCTGACGCCACAGGAGTGACGCATGATCACAGGAACACCGGTTCCGCGCAGAGCAGCAAGAACGTCCTTGCGAGCTTTGTGGGAAACCTTGTTGGTGAAGAGGACGACGAAGTCGACATTCCCCAAGGAGCCGGATATCTTTCGCTCCTTTCCTGTGTAGCATTTTAGTTTGACTCCATTCTTTTTGGCTTCATTCATGTAGTCTCGTTTCAACCTGTCCATTCCGCCTACTAATGCTGCGCACATAGTTCCCTCTTCTTTGTTGAGATTGAAAATCGTTATCAATCAATATGAGGAACAGACGGCGTTGTCAACCAGGAAAAGCGTTCCTGGTTGTTTTTTTCTCAAATTGTTATCGTTTTGTCTTCAATGTGTCCCGCAGGGCTTTTCCGTCATGCCATGCCTTGCCTTTTTGTTCTCCAACTGACCAGTAAATATTGTCCGGCATGGAAAGGAGTAATGGCCGGACTTTGGTTATGTCCGGATACCCATCTGTCATGAAACGGTCTTCAGTCCAGGTGCCTTTGACTTCTCCGAGGAAGAGAGAATGGGTCTCCAGGTCAACGTGTTTGAATAATTCAAGCTCTATTGATATCGGGCAATCCTCGATCAATGGGGCGTTGGCAAGAGAGCCGAAATGGACTTTGAAAACAGTTGATTTGTCGGTGCGGTTTCCAGATGCGAGGCCGACGTAGTCAGTTTCGTTCACCATATCAACTGAAGGGAAATTGATGCTGAACTGTCCTGTTTCCAGAATAGCCCTATGGGTTGCGTGCTTGGCATTGACGCCAATACCCATGAGGCAGGGTGTGTGAGTAAACCGACTGACCCAGGCCAGAGCCATGAAGTTGGGTTTTCCGTCAAGCATGCTTCCGACAATGGTCTGCGGGGCTGGGAGCACATACGGATCCGTGCCTATGTTCATTCTTTCGTGCATATTTTTCTCCTTGGTTGCAAGTGATTAGATTGTTGTTTGTACATACAAGTTTTATGACTTTGAGAAACAGTGAAAGACTTCACCGAGAGAACTCGCCGAGGTTTTCCAGTTGCTGATTTGCCTGGTCTATGAGCGAGGTCAGTTCATGTCCTTTTTCGGTGCCGAGAACTTTGGAATATTGGTCATGCAATGTTTTCCAGGCGTTTTCAATGGCAGGGGTCAACTCTGCTCCCTCACGAGTCGGGTATATTCGAACAATTTTTCCTTTTTGTTCGCGCTCTATGAACCCATTGTATACCAACTTGTCAGCGAACCGGGTCAGGGTCGATGGGGCAAGGGCGAGGTGCTCACTCAATTCCTTTTGGGTTATTCCTGGCTGTTCATTAATGAGTACCATCATGAATGCGTGAGAAGGTGAAAGGCCGGTTCCTTTGAAAGCCATGTCCGCCATTTTGCCTATATTTCGTGCAAGGCTGTTGGCGGTAAAATACAGACAGTTGTGGAGATATCGTGAAGCAGTTGTCATGAGATGTCCTTTGTTTGTACATACAAATATAATGAATGTTGTCTTCTGTCAAGAGCGGGTGAGGGTGCTTTGGAGGGGGAATGGGAAGAGGGATGAAGGTGTTCTGTGTGGAGTTGTGAGAAAGAATATCGGAAGACATTTGAGAAAGTGATGCCTTTTGTGAACGAAAAAGTTGGGGAGGCAGGGGAGGTGATTACAGGTCTCATTGTCATGGTGAAGAGGGGAGTGGGTGGGCTTTCAGGGTGCTGTCTGTCGCTTGGGCAGAAGGCTGTTGCTCTGTGTATTCAAGGAAAGGGCATCGGGACCGGAGTGATTTCTGTGATGTGATCAGGGGTTATTGCTCAACCGGTTCCCATGAACCGCTTTCCGGGGCTATTTCAGGCAAAGCACAGGGTTTTGCATCAACAACCCGGTTTCCCATTCCTTTATCGACCAGGAGCGGGGCGGCCCCGATGATGACGTTGACATTACCGCCTAGAAAAATCTGTCCTTTGATAGGGGTGAAATCGTTAAGTTCAGTCCATGCGAAGGTATTGGTCTCTCCCCTGAGAGATTCAAAGGAATGACAGTATATGGCGTAGCGTCCCTCCCCTCGGACTCTATTATTGGCAAAGAATCCCCGGGAGCCGGTTTGAACAATGCCACGCGCTTGAGACCCGCCGCCCATGATAATATCGTTGCAGGTTATAACCATATCGTTCGCATAGAGGAGCATGCCTGTGGAGGCTTTTCCTCGGACTTCAATTCTATTGCCACTCATTGTCATTCTATTATTCTTGCTGAAGTTGGCTCCGCCGCTTGTGTCAAAGTACCACCCGGCTACAATGCCATTCGGCCCGTACTTGTGAGGAAATGGAATCCCATCTTCCGGGGTCGTAATACGATTTTTATCTATGGTGATAGAGCCTTCCCCCTTGGGACCGATGACATTGTCCAGAACTTCGATGCCATTTCGGGCGGCTTCGTTAATGATATTGTTTGTGATGCTGATCTGGGCGGCCCAGGTCCAATCTATCATGATGCCGTATCCAGCCACGGTATCCGGGTTGTCTGTGTCCATGGAAAAACGGTTGTTGACTATTTTGATGGTCCCGAGAGCTGCCCGCTTGAGACGTTTGCTTCTGTTGTCGAGTCGGTTACCAACGACAATCCCGGCTTGGAAAGAGAGAGTCTCCCCTCCCGTCCATTTGACATTGATTTGTTGTGGTTTGACATTGCTCACCGTACAGCCTCGAACATCAAGGCCTCCCACATGAGGAAAGTGAAGTGGGGTTCCCTTGGCACCGTCAAAGTGAATGGAATGAATCGCGATGAGTGGCCCTTTGCCGGAAGGCGGCGCTCCTTTGACGGGGAGGGGGGAATAGAAACTCCAATACCCACCGGAGAGCGTGGTCGTTGGTTCGCCCTGAGAATCCTTCTCGCCTCGGATGCGGACATTTTTGGTGATTTTGATTCTGCCATCCGTGCCGAGGTCAAAATCCCCCTGCAACACAATAGTCCCCCCCCCGTCCACCGCTTTTTGGATATTGGCGATATCCTGTTCCGGGTTACCGGTCCCGACTATTGTTTCTTCGGCAAGGGCCGGATAGGCGGTGAGCAAACAGATGAACGCAAGTATAATAACAGCACGGCAGGGCATGAGGCCTCCGATTATAGGTGAAATTCTTCGAAGAATTTACATCCTTCCGAGCAGATATTCAAGATCGGGACTGTTCATTTTTCTTTCTACTCTGCAAATGCGTGTACTTGAAGGAGGCTTTTCCCATCGCCTCATCCCTCCCTCGTCATCTTCCCCTTGCATTGGACAAGACAGGACTTGGGGCGAACTCAATATCCTCGATGACGAGGGATTGTTGTGCCCTCGGTGGCAAAGCTTTGTGCTTGCATGTTGAGCCTGTCCTGCTCGTGGACTGCGGTGACCACTGCTTGGCAAATTGCTTCCTTTGAGGTGTTCCCCCGATGGATATCCGCAACGAGTTTTTTCAATGTCGCGGCCATATGGGGTTGTTCGGCCCATAAAGGGTAGTGTGCCCAATACTCTGCGGCCATGTCCATTTTATTGAGATGTGCTGCTGCATATCCCGCATGAAGATATGCGTCAGGTATTTCTTTGTGTTCCAGGCAGGTGTCGAGGACCAGAAGCGCATCTTTGTCTCTGCCCAGCCGAGTATAGCATATGCCGGCCATGACGAGGTGTGAGGGGCGAAGCCCCTGTCTTTGACTCTCCTTGGCGGCGCGGAGAGCATCAAACGCCTGGGCTGCGATGGCAAAGTATTTCCTGGCTTGATCTGAGCTGTTTCTCATTTCCGCAGCACGGGCGCGGGTGAAATTCTTTTCCGCTTTTCGGGAAGCAGGAACTAAACCGGAGAATATCGACATGTCCAACCGTATCGTTTTTCAGTACGGAGATCGAGAGAGAATGACACAAAACAGGTGAAAAAGGGGCTTGGGATACAAAAAGGCCGGGCAAAAATGCCCGGCCTTTGCCTGTTTTCCAAAACGCTGAGGTTAGTCGTCTTCTTCGACGACAGCCTCGGAAATAGCGCATTCGGTGGTCAGCAGCATGCTGGAAACGCTGGCAGCGTTTTGCAGGGCGATGCGGGTGACCTTCTTGGGATCAATAACTCCGGCCTCGACCAGATCGACATACTTGCCGGTCCGGGCGTTGAAGCCATTGGTGCCATCAAGACCTTTGACTTTCTCGACGACGACTGTGCCTTCCAGGCCGCAGTTGTTGGCGATCTGTTTCAGAGGCTCTTCAATGGCCCGAGCAATAATGGCGATTCCGGCCTGTTCGGTGTCGTTGTCTCCCTTGAGTTCGCAGAGGCCAGTGCCTGCACGGACCAGCGCTGTGCCACCACCGGGAACAATACCTTCATCGACTGCGGCGCGGGTTGCATTGAGAGCATCTTCGACGCGGTCCTTGCGCTCTTTCATCTCGATTTCAGTGGGAGCGCCGACCTTGACCACGGCAACGCCACCGACCATTTTGGCCAGGCGTTCCTGCAGTTTTTCACGGTCGTAGTCGCTGGTGGCGTTTTCGGCCAGCCCCTTGATCTCTTCGCAACGGCGTTCGATGGCGGCCTTCTCGCCTGCTCCGCCCACGATGAGGGTGTTTTTCTTGCCGATGACCACTTTTTTGGCGGTTCCGAAGTCTTCAGGCTTGATGGATTCCAGGGTGACGGCAGTGTCTTCGGACACGACGCCTGCGCCGGTCATGATCGCGATATCGCGAACCATGTCTTTGCGACGGTCTCCGAAACCGGGAGCCTTGACAGCGCAGACCTTGAGTGCGCCACGCATGGCATTGATGGTCAGACCTGCCAACGCCTCATTTTCAATGGTTTCGGCCACGATCACCAAAGGACGTCCAGCCTTGGCCACTGCTTCCAGAATAGGAACCAGCGGTTTGATGTTGGAGATTTTTCCCTCGGAAAGCAGAATGAAGGGGTTTTCGTATACTGCTTCC comes from the Pseudodesulfovibrio piezophilus C1TLV30 genome and includes:
- a CDS encoding right-handed parallel beta-helix repeat-containing protein gives rise to the protein MPCRAVIILAFICLLTAYPALAEETIVGTGNPEQDIANIQKAVDGGGTIVLQGDFDLGTDGRIKITKNVRIRGEKDSQGEPTTTLSGGYWSFYSPLPVKGAPPSGKGPLIAIHSIHFDGAKGTPLHFPHVGGLDVRGCTVSNVKPQQINVKWTGGETLSFQAGIVVGNRLDNRSKRLKRAALGTIKIVNNRFSMDTDNPDTVAGYGIMIDWTWAAQISITNNIINEAARNGIEVLDNVIGPKGEGSITIDKNRITTPEDGIPFPHKYGPNGIVAGWYFDTSGGANFSKNNRMTMSGNRIEVRGKASTGMLLYANDMVITCNDIIMGGGSQARGIVQTGSRGFFANNRVRGEGRYAIYCHSFESLRGETNTFAWTELNDFTPIKGQIFLGGNVNVIIGAAPLLVDKGMGNRVVDAKPCALPEIAPESGSWEPVEQ
- the groL gene encoding chaperonin GroEL (60 kDa chaperone family; promotes refolding of misfolded polypeptides especially under stressful conditions; forms two stacked rings of heptamers to form a barrel-shaped 14mer; ends can be capped by GroES; misfolded proteins enter the barrel where they are refolded when GroES binds) is translated as MAKAIDYKAVAREGMQKGVNTLANAVKVTLGPKGRNVMLEKTWGAPQVTKDGVTVAEKIDLEDKLENMGAQMVKQVASKTNEIAGDGTTTATILAQSIFNEGVKLLAAGRNPMSIKRGIDMAVEHVVAELEKLTKPVKKSSEIAQVGAISANNDDAIGAILAEAVEKVGDNGVITVEESQGLTIELDVVEGLQWDNGWLSPYFVTDHDKQEAVYENPFILLSEGKISNIKPLVPILEAVAKAGRPLVIVAETIENEALAGLTINAMRGALKVCAVKAPGFGDRRKDMVRDIAIMTGAGVVSEDTAVTLESIKPEDFGTAKKVVIGKKNTLIVGGAGEKAAIERRCEEIKGLAENATSDYDREKLQERLAKMVGGVAVVKVGAPTEIEMKERKDRVEDALNATRAAVDEGIVPGGGTALVRAGTGLCELKGDNDTEQAGIAIIARAIEEPLKQIANNCGLEGTVVVEKVKGLDGTNGFNARTGKYVDLVEAGVIDPKKVTRIALQNAASVSSMLLTTECAISEAVVEEDD
- a CDS encoding DUF2325 domain-containing protein, with translation MCAALVGGMDRLKRDYMNEAKKNGVKLKCYTGKERKISGSLGNVDFVVLFTNKVSHKARKDVLAALRGTGVPVIMRHSCGVSSLRDCIGEATT
- a CDS encoding chemotaxis protein translates to MSQQDILLETGTNELEIIEFFIHEETERGLVTHYFGVNVAKVLEVVEAPDGLTGSEAAVHPSFLGTIPLRDLILPVVDLSVWLDLHRAEDLNEPIIVTEFNAMITGFLVSGVTQIHRVNWAEVEPPSKYFSSMDSNCITGTIKINDRFVLMLDLEQVLADLDESGSTQANLSDIVSDERYHAMIADDSTSVRELLRTNFTNANFEVTLAYDGAEAWAKLEAIKAQSQKEDRSPLDYLDVVVSDVEMPQMDGYTLTRKIKEDPILKVLPVTLFSSLISKSVLHKGKAVMADAQVTKPEFNGLTAKVIDLIESWREKIQG
- a CDS encoding MarR family winged helix-turn-helix transcriptional regulator yields the protein MTTASRYLHNCLYFTANSLARNIGKMADMAFKGTGLSPSHAFMMVLINEQPGITQKELSEHLALAPSTLTRFADKLVYNGFIEREQKGKIVRIYPTREGAELTPAIENAWKTLHDQYSKVLGTEKGHELTSLIDQANQQLENLGEFSR
- a CDS encoding flavin reductase family protein, whose product is MHERMNIGTDPYVLPAPQTIVGSMLDGKPNFMALAWVSRFTHTPCLMGIGVNAKHATHRAILETGQFSINFPSVDMVNETDYVGLASGNRTDKSTVFKVHFGSLANAPLIEDCPISIELELFKHVDLETHSLFLGEVKGTWTEDRFMTDGYPDITKVRPLLLSMPDNIYWSVGEQKGKAWHDGKALRDTLKTKR
- a CDS encoding N-acetylneuraminate synthase family protein, which gives rise to MKQIKSIQLPSGIFIGQGFPCFIVAEIGNNHQGEFKIAKEMVDKAAAAGVQAVKFQKRDMEALLTREGRAAPYTGCNSFGPTYGEHRNALELSIDQMAELKAYSESLGLVFFASAWDDPSLKQILGLDVDLLKICSADLVNVPLVRKYAAAKVPIILSTGMSSLEDIDVALSEIRAYHDDVILLHCNSSYPCPEDQIGLPVMDALSERYGLPIGYSGHEQGLGPSVGAAALGACVVERHFTLDKSLKGTDHQASLEPHELSQMVTMIREVERAMCVKGKKVFPEEQAAAKKLRKCIVFSRDLPAGHILAEADLTTRSPRVGVSPVHWDEVVGATLKKSVKQEEPLQWETLNVAENDCADAATS
- a CDS encoding winged helix-turn-helix transcriptional regulator translates to MSEPAAHGIKGMLITDGLYLKPSKSTRVLAILEALTRDSNLSQFELGRRLNLSGAMVNQYLKQLQEGGLVEFLPVNGKSYHYTLTDKGKQVRRDMFSDYSSETIRLYTTIKDFVLENLRGLLDEGKTRLALFGASETCEVVLSALRDTKFQIMILLDNDPKKQGQLFNGHVVSAPQVMEQVDCDAVVITSFGKQAEIYEQLKPYSEKRGFQIVRF